A genomic window from Planococcus rifietoensis includes:
- a CDS encoding aldo/keto reductase produces MNYVTLNNKLEMPQLGFGVWQVDSDQAAEAVSTALKTGYTSIDTAMIYKNEEGVGKALKETSVPREELFITTKVWNSDQGYDSTLRAFDESLERLGLDYVDLYLIHWPTPEFDNYVETYKAMEKLYKDGRVKAIGVCNFQPEHLQRLLDECDVPPVLNQIECHPYLAQNDVKEFCAQHDIFVEAWSPLDQGGEVLKDEVIQQIAEAHKKSPAQIVLRWHLQNNTIVIPKSVTPSRIEENFNVFDFELSEEDMNQINGLDKNRRKGAHPNEMNVR; encoded by the coding sequence GTGAACTATGTAACATTAAACAATAAACTCGAAATGCCCCAATTAGGATTCGGTGTTTGGCAAGTCGACAGCGACCAAGCTGCCGAAGCCGTATCAACTGCATTAAAAACTGGCTATACCTCTATCGATACAGCCATGATCTATAAAAACGAAGAAGGCGTCGGAAAAGCCTTGAAAGAAACTTCCGTCCCGCGTGAAGAGTTGTTTATCACTACAAAAGTCTGGAACTCTGACCAAGGCTACGACAGCACTTTGCGCGCATTTGACGAAAGCCTTGAGCGCCTCGGCCTTGATTATGTGGACCTCTACCTCATCCACTGGCCAACGCCTGAGTTCGACAATTACGTCGAGACGTATAAAGCGATGGAAAAACTATACAAAGACGGCCGCGTCAAAGCGATCGGCGTCTGCAATTTCCAACCTGAACATCTACAACGCTTGTTGGACGAGTGCGACGTGCCGCCTGTCCTCAACCAAATCGAATGCCATCCATACTTGGCGCAAAATGACGTCAAAGAATTCTGTGCGCAGCACGATATTTTCGTGGAAGCGTGGAGCCCGCTTGACCAAGGCGGCGAAGTACTGAAAGACGAAGTGATTCAACAAATCGCTGAAGCACACAAAAAATCCCCAGCTCAAATCGTCTTGCGCTGGCACCTGCAAAACAACACGATCGTCATTCCGAAATCCGTCACACCGTCACGCATCGAAGAAAACTTCAACGTCTTCGATTTCGAATTAAGCGAAGAGGACATGAACCAAATCAACGGGTTGGACAAAAACCGCCGCAAAGGCGCTCACCCGAACGAAATGAACGTCCGTTAA
- a CDS encoding winged helix-turn-helix transcriptional regulator gives MPNLGEKTFNCEKELTLSIIGGKWKMLVLWHLGKSGTKRFGELKKLMPGITQRMLVNQLRELEDHLIVHREVYPVVPPKVEYSLTEQGRSLMPILDSMYDWGKGYMERNL, from the coding sequence ATGCCCAATTTGGGAGAGAAGACATTTAATTGCGAAAAAGAATTGACCCTTTCCATCATCGGCGGAAAGTGGAAGATGCTCGTGTTGTGGCATTTAGGGAAATCAGGCACGAAGCGTTTCGGCGAGTTGAAAAAACTCATGCCCGGCATCACGCAACGCATGCTGGTGAACCAGCTGCGTGAATTGGAAGATCACTTGATCGTCCACCGCGAAGTGTATCCGGTCGTGCCGCCGAAAGTGGAGTATTCGCTGACGGAACAAGGGCGGAGCCTCATGCCGATCCTCGATTCGATGTACGACTGGGGCAAGGGATATATGGAGAGGAATTTGTAG
- a CDS encoding Cof-type HAD-IIB family hydrolase: protein MYKMIAIDLDGTLLTDELTVTTDTMTAIRESMEHGVVVTIATGRMYPSAQRIALELGLDAPMITYQGAMIKSATSGEVLRERVVPFEIAQKCIHLAAEKQMHIQVYQDDVLYSAVDNEQVRAYSKEVGVGYEIEPDLLKLAKNGFMKLLFIDEPEALAPVQEELQAVLGDEACIEKSKLRYLEVTHPEANKGSALKFLAEHLGIDSSEVIGIGDNHNDTDLVKAAGFGIAMGNAVDELKELADYTSLSNNEEGVLHVLNKFILEPRTAAVDSGQ from the coding sequence ATGTATAAAATGATTGCAATTGATTTAGATGGAACTTTGCTGACGGATGAGTTGACGGTGACAACAGATACGATGACAGCGATTCGCGAATCGATGGAACACGGAGTGGTCGTGACGATTGCGACGGGACGCATGTACCCGTCCGCACAGCGCATCGCCTTGGAGTTGGGGCTCGATGCACCGATGATCACGTACCAAGGGGCGATGATCAAATCGGCGACGAGCGGAGAAGTGCTGCGTGAGCGCGTCGTGCCGTTTGAGATCGCGCAAAAATGCATCCACTTGGCAGCGGAGAAGCAAATGCATATCCAAGTCTATCAAGACGATGTGCTCTACAGCGCCGTGGATAACGAACAAGTTAGAGCGTATTCCAAAGAAGTCGGAGTCGGCTATGAAATCGAACCGGATCTCCTCAAGCTTGCGAAAAACGGCTTCATGAAATTGCTGTTTATCGACGAACCGGAAGCCCTCGCGCCGGTGCAGGAAGAATTGCAGGCGGTTTTGGGCGACGAAGCATGTATCGAGAAATCCAAACTGCGCTACCTCGAAGTGACGCATCCGGAAGCGAATAAAGGCAGTGCCTTGAAGTTTTTGGCCGAACATCTCGGCATTGATTCTTCGGAAGTGATCGGGATCGGCGATAACCATAACGACACGGATCTCGTCAAAGCAGCGGGATTCGGCATCGCCATGGGCAACGCCGTCGACGAATTAAAAGAGCTCGCGGATTACACCAGTTTGTCGAACAACGAAGAAGGCGTGTTGCACGTGCTCAATAAATTCATCTTGGAACCGCGGACAGCCGCTGTCGATTCGGGGCAGTGA
- the hxlB gene encoding 6-phospho-3-hexuloisomerase — MNEISAELAHTVGQVDEAEASRLVTAMGQADKIFVAGGGRSGFMAKAFVMRMVHMGLTAYVVGETVTPSLQENDLFIVGSGSGETGSLLAMMEKANAIGATVAAVTTNPASSIGKLASLHLTIPAQAKAEGASGKSIQPMGSLFEQSLLVVYDALVLAYMEQHHITADTMFGTHANLE; from the coding sequence ATGAATGAAATTTCAGCCGAACTTGCGCATACAGTTGGGCAAGTGGACGAGGCAGAAGCATCCCGATTGGTCACTGCGATGGGGCAAGCCGACAAGATTTTCGTCGCAGGCGGTGGCCGCTCGGGGTTCATGGCGAAAGCGTTCGTCATGCGCATGGTGCATATGGGCTTGACCGCTTATGTCGTCGGCGAAACGGTGACACCGAGCTTGCAGGAAAATGATTTGTTCATCGTCGGATCGGGTTCCGGTGAAACGGGCAGCTTGCTTGCGATGATGGAAAAAGCGAACGCAATCGGCGCAACGGTCGCGGCGGTGACGACCAATCCGGCGTCATCAATCGGCAAGCTTGCTAGCCTTCATCTCACCATCCCGGCGCAAGCCAAGGCGGAGGGTGCGAGCGGCAAATCCATTCAACCGATGGGTTCGTTGTTCGAGCAATCGCTATTGGTGGTGTACGACGCGCTCGTCTTGGCGTATATGGAGCAGCACCACATCACTGCCGATACGATGTTCGGCACACACGCCAATTTGGAATAA
- the hxlA gene encoding 3-hexulose-6-phosphate synthase, with protein MKLQLALDLVDIPQAIELIKEVEGSIDIVELGTPVINQEGLKAVREVKAAFPHLEVLADVKIMDAAAYEVGNAAAAGADIVTILAQAEDSSIKGAVEEAKKLGKKILVDMIAVKDIETRAAELDVLGADYICVHTGYDLQAEGKDSFADLRTIKGVVKNAKTAIAGGIKLETLPEVIKAQPDLIIVGGGITSKDDKQSEAAKIKALMNESVTV; from the coding sequence ATGAAATTACAACTAGCATTGGATTTAGTAGATATTCCGCAAGCCATCGAATTGATCAAAGAAGTTGAAGGGTCGATCGATATCGTGGAACTGGGCACACCGGTCATTAACCAAGAAGGATTGAAAGCCGTTCGCGAAGTGAAAGCGGCGTTTCCACACCTTGAAGTCTTGGCGGATGTGAAAATCATGGACGCGGCGGCTTATGAAGTCGGCAACGCAGCGGCTGCTGGAGCGGACATCGTGACGATTCTCGCGCAGGCGGAAGATTCGTCGATCAAAGGCGCAGTCGAAGAAGCGAAGAAACTTGGCAAGAAGATCCTGGTCGACATGATCGCCGTGAAAGACATCGAAACACGCGCAGCTGAACTGGACGTACTGGGAGCGGATTATATTTGCGTTCACACGGGCTATGATTTGCAGGCAGAGGGCAAAGATTCATTTGCAGACTTGCGCACCATCAAAGGCGTCGTGAAAAATGCGAAAACGGCGATTGCTGGGGGCATTAAGCTCGAAACTTTGCCGGAAGTGATCAAAGCGCAGCCGGATTTGATCATTGTCGGGGGCGGCATCACGTCTAAAGACGACAAGCAATCAGAAGCGGCGAAAATCAAAGCGTTGATGAACGAAAGCGTGACGGTTTAA
- a CDS encoding mannitol-1-phosphate 5-dehydrogenase translates to MKQAIHFGAGNIGRGFIGALFSESGYHVSFVDVAEQVIDGLNAQGQYRVNMAQETEESVLVENVSGINNMKDEEAVIAKIQQATYLTTAIGPNILPRIAPLIAKGIEARVKGNFATGPDLVPASDLDVATDMSAGSEKLYIIACENQIGATDILKGHILSHLSDEAKADLAGKVYFFNSAVDRIVPIQEGHSLDVLVEPYYEWVVETTEDIPHVTGMTIVEDLAPFIERKLFTVNTGHAVIAYYGYLAGKTTIDETLADPEIEQEVRETLKETGAYLVKQYGLDEDEHLDYIDKNIERFKNSYLNDGVTRVGRAPIRKLGPEDRLVRPAVQAQKAGLAYSHLAKAIAAALLFDYAEDEEAVKIQEMIAQGGPERVLTEVSGLEADSELAKEVVRQYEAMKK, encoded by the coding sequence ATGAAACAAGCGATTCATTTTGGAGCAGGCAATATCGGCAGAGGGTTTATCGGGGCGTTGTTCTCGGAATCCGGCTATCACGTCAGTTTCGTCGATGTGGCGGAACAAGTTATCGACGGGTTGAACGCACAAGGCCAGTACCGCGTCAACATGGCGCAGGAGACAGAAGAAAGCGTCTTGGTGGAGAATGTATCGGGCATCAATAATATGAAAGACGAAGAAGCGGTCATTGCGAAGATCCAGCAAGCGACGTATTTGACGACGGCAATCGGGCCGAACATTTTGCCGCGCATTGCGCCGTTAATCGCAAAAGGAATCGAAGCGCGCGTCAAAGGCAATTTCGCGACGGGGCCGGATTTGGTGCCGGCGTCTGATTTGGATGTAGCGACAGACATGAGCGCGGGTTCGGAAAAATTATACATCATTGCCTGTGAAAACCAGATCGGCGCGACCGATATTTTGAAAGGACATATTTTGAGCCATTTGAGCGACGAAGCGAAAGCGGATCTCGCCGGCAAAGTGTATTTCTTTAATTCGGCGGTCGACCGCATTGTGCCGATCCAGGAAGGCCATTCGCTTGATGTCTTGGTTGAGCCGTATTACGAGTGGGTTGTTGAAACGACTGAAGACATTCCTCACGTGACCGGCATGACGATTGTCGAAGACTTGGCGCCGTTCATTGAGCGCAAGCTGTTCACAGTCAATACGGGGCACGCGGTCATCGCGTATTACGGCTATCTCGCCGGCAAAACGACAATCGATGAAACCTTGGCCGACCCGGAAATTGAACAAGAAGTGCGGGAAACCTTAAAAGAGACGGGCGCGTACCTCGTGAAGCAATACGGCTTGGACGAAGACGAGCACCTTGACTATATCGATAAAAACATCGAACGCTTCAAAAACAGCTATTTGAACGACGGCGTCACGCGCGTCGGCCGCGCGCCGATCCGCAAGCTCGGCCCGGAAGACCGCCTCGTGCGCCCGGCCGTGCAAGCGCAAAAAGCGGGGCTTGCGTATTCGCATCTCGCGAAAGCGATCGCGGCGGCGTTGTTGTTCGATTATGCAGAAGACGAAGAAGCGGTAAAAATCCAAGAGATGATCGCACAAGGCGGGCCGGAGCGCGTATTGACAGAAGTCAGCGGGCTTGAAGCTGACAGCGAACTGGCGAAAGAAGTCGTGCGCCAGTATGAGGCGATGAAGAAGTAG
- a CDS encoding BglG family transcription antiterminator codes for MFVTVREKSIIELVTRMSAKHTVNSLATYLDVSARTIQRDLKSVDKLLEGFGLAMKRNAADALFIDGNNEKIYRLMQKLAASSAPEATPEEKKLRLLIILMEEGAFFKKQVLSNQLGISTTTLTSYLDELGNWLRKFSVTLSRQRGVGVEVAGEEAHKRHALAAYFLIHFYEELIESLYYLQRGKTQDDKVLGYFNPDYLASANKLVGEHISDEQIRLADSGYTGLVVHLALALRRTENGFLLDAQPAGSEPNGEYHVIEAICDDLHERLGVELTERDIEFLAVVLKGSKIQASNVLYYDSVLLGKLVKNMIRDVSGQLGVDLTKDFSLYQGLLAHMEPLIFRLKQKLESFNPLTDEIKKKYPMLFLAVKQTLETEFDDLEFSADEVAFIVLHFGSALLMNEERVQIDAVVVCPTGIGTSKMLASRIQKELPEIDTVKILSIHDFQTANFQDYDLVISTIRLPVTDVDYLMVSPLLNEQDISHIENYLQHNIQKVTRNKQYLPAEDFGEAGRKHRPDLRRLLLDIKQVQTGMEAILEHFGVVNMRGTDYWGVLSDVLDGLESDGLLDAASTLRQLQDRETKGGLGIPGTNMALFHCRDESVGQLLFQVVHLDAPSAVKGMDGRDVHMTNLLLMLTPVELSEREQEIMSLISSSLIESEAAMMIFSSSNEGVIRGKLEELFYEYLQNNLMKE; via the coding sequence ATGTTTGTCACGGTTAGGGAAAAGTCGATTATTGAGCTGGTGACGCGGATGTCGGCGAAGCATACGGTTAATTCCTTGGCGACGTATCTTGATGTCAGCGCGCGGACGATTCAGCGCGATTTGAAGTCGGTGGATAAGCTCTTGGAGGGGTTCGGCCTTGCGATGAAGCGCAATGCGGCGGATGCGCTGTTTATTGATGGCAATAACGAGAAAATCTATCGCTTGATGCAAAAGCTTGCGGCATCGAGTGCGCCGGAAGCGACGCCTGAAGAGAAGAAGCTGCGCTTGCTCATCATTTTAATGGAAGAAGGCGCGTTTTTTAAAAAGCAGGTGCTGTCGAATCAGCTCGGCATCAGCACGACGACGCTCACTTCGTATTTGGATGAGCTCGGCAATTGGCTGCGCAAGTTCTCGGTCACTTTGTCCCGTCAGCGCGGTGTCGGTGTGGAAGTGGCAGGTGAGGAAGCGCATAAACGCCATGCGCTGGCTGCCTATTTCCTCATTCATTTCTACGAAGAGCTCATTGAAAGCCTGTATTATTTGCAGCGCGGCAAGACGCAGGACGACAAAGTGCTCGGCTATTTCAACCCAGACTATCTCGCGTCGGCGAATAAATTGGTCGGCGAACACATCAGCGACGAGCAGATCCGCTTGGCGGACAGCGGTTATACGGGCTTGGTCGTGCATCTCGCTTTGGCGCTGCGGCGCACCGAAAACGGCTTTTTGCTGGACGCGCAACCGGCTGGCAGCGAGCCGAACGGCGAGTACCATGTGATCGAAGCGATTTGTGACGATTTGCATGAGCGGCTTGGCGTGGAGTTGACGGAGCGCGATATTGAGTTTCTTGCGGTGGTGTTGAAGGGTTCGAAAATCCAGGCGTCCAATGTGCTGTACTACGATAGCGTGCTGCTCGGGAAACTGGTCAAGAACATGATACGCGACGTGTCGGGGCAGCTCGGCGTTGATTTGACGAAAGATTTCTCCTTGTACCAAGGCTTGCTTGCGCATATGGAGCCGCTCATTTTCCGGCTCAAGCAAAAGCTCGAATCGTTCAACCCGTTGACCGACGAGATCAAGAAGAAATACCCGATGCTGTTTCTCGCGGTCAAGCAGACGTTGGAGACGGAGTTTGACGACCTCGAGTTCTCGGCGGACGAAGTGGCGTTTATCGTGCTTCATTTCGGATCGGCCTTATTGATGAATGAAGAACGTGTGCAGATCGACGCGGTCGTCGTTTGCCCGACTGGTATCGGCACGTCGAAAATGCTGGCGAGCCGCATTCAAAAAGAGCTGCCGGAAATTGATACGGTGAAGATCTTGTCGATCCACGATTTCCAGACGGCGAACTTCCAGGACTACGATTTGGTCATTTCGACGATCCGCCTGCCGGTCACCGATGTGGATTATTTGATGGTGAGCCCCCTTTTGAACGAACAAGACATCAGCCATATCGAGAATTACTTGCAGCACAATATCCAGAAAGTGACGCGCAACAAGCAATATTTGCCGGCGGAAGATTTCGGCGAGGCGGGCAGGAAACATCGGCCGGATCTGCGGCGCTTGCTGCTCGACATCAAGCAAGTGCAGACCGGCATGGAAGCGATACTCGAACATTTCGGGGTCGTGAACATGCGCGGCACCGATTATTGGGGTGTGCTCTCGGATGTATTGGACGGCCTGGAGTCGGACGGGTTGTTGGATGCGGCGAGCACGTTGCGGCAATTACAAGACCGCGAAACAAAAGGCGGCCTTGGGATCCCGGGGACCAATATGGCGCTGTTTCATTGCCGCGACGAGTCGGTCGGGCAGTTGCTGTTCCAAGTGGTGCATTTGGATGCGCCGAGTGCGGTCAAAGGGATGGATGGCCGCGACGTGCACATGACGAATTTATTATTGATGCTGACGCCGGTGGAATTAAGCGAGCGCGAACAGGAAATCATGAGCTTGATTAGTTCGAGCCTCATTGAAAGCGAAGCGGCGATGATGATTTTCTCGTCATCGAATGAAGGCGTCATCCGCGGCAAGTTGGAAGAGTTGTTTTACGAATACTTACAAAATAATTTGATGAAGGAATGA